The following proteins are co-located in the Maridesulfovibrio sp. genome:
- a CDS encoding molybdopterin biosynthesis protein: MSDRNIYLKTIPVPEAVKTVMNNLDRDSLVQTETIPVHEALGRVTAEAVIARCSSPTYHSAAMDGYAVKSETTFTAREGQPLLLKKEEGCIPVNTGNPLPDGMDAIIMIEHVVDEGENISIEAPAFPWQHVRRIGEDIVATEMLLPRKHTISAFDMGALLSAGIYEIKVYEKIRMTFIPTGDEVLPFADRPTPKPGEVIESNSQVFKSLAAGLDVEFNFTAPVKDREEKLTAAVEEALKTSHIVVVGAGSSAGSKDFTRIVFEKLGKLLVHGIAVMPGKPTVLGTAQGKLLVGAPGYPVSAVVCFEDVLTPIISWLAGKHEPQRDKVQVRLARRTPSKPGQEEIVRLAVGQVGDEYIGVPLSRGAGMITTLTKAQGFTRVPADSEGVELNETVNVELFSSRAELDKVLMHVGSHDNTIDLLADMLMGGNNPLRLVSTHAGSMGGLTALKNDMALFAGAHLFDPETNDFNFPFIERYLPGMEVTVVNLAIRHQGFIVPKGNPKNIKGIESLDGLDINFINRQRGAGTRILFDYHMKKAGLKPMNILGYDREEFTHMAVAANVLTGAADCGLGIFAAAKALDLDFVPLAHERYDLIIPQKHMEDRRIKTLLALIKSDKVKQAISKLGGYETDLTGKEMKPGVGLGY; the protein is encoded by the coding sequence ATGAGTGACCGCAATATATACCTGAAGACCATTCCTGTTCCTGAAGCCGTAAAAACTGTCATGAACAATCTTGACCGCGATTCACTGGTACAGACCGAAACCATTCCGGTTCACGAAGCCCTTGGGCGAGTCACTGCGGAAGCAGTAATCGCCCGCTGTTCTTCTCCAACCTATCATTCGGCAGCAATGGACGGTTATGCTGTAAAAAGCGAAACAACCTTCACTGCCCGTGAAGGACAGCCCCTGCTGCTGAAAAAGGAAGAAGGCTGCATTCCGGTCAACACCGGTAATCCGCTGCCTGACGGAATGGACGCCATCATCATGATTGAACATGTGGTGGATGAAGGCGAAAATATTTCAATCGAAGCACCGGCCTTTCCGTGGCAGCATGTACGCCGCATTGGTGAAGATATTGTGGCTACGGAAATGCTGCTCCCGCGCAAGCACACCATTTCCGCTTTTGATATGGGTGCGCTGCTTTCTGCCGGGATTTACGAGATCAAAGTTTATGAAAAAATCCGCATGACCTTCATCCCGACTGGAGATGAGGTCCTGCCCTTCGCAGACCGCCCTACCCCCAAACCGGGTGAAGTCATCGAATCCAATTCACAGGTATTCAAATCACTGGCAGCCGGACTTGATGTAGAATTCAACTTCACTGCTCCGGTCAAAGACCGTGAGGAGAAATTAACTGCAGCAGTGGAAGAGGCCCTCAAGACCTCACACATTGTGGTGGTCGGCGCCGGGTCCTCAGCCGGGAGCAAGGATTTCACACGCATCGTTTTTGAAAAACTGGGTAAGCTGCTGGTTCACGGCATTGCGGTAATGCCCGGAAAGCCCACTGTGCTGGGAACCGCACAGGGCAAACTGCTTGTGGGTGCACCGGGATATCCGGTCAGCGCAGTGGTCTGCTTTGAAGACGTGCTCACCCCGATCATTTCATGGCTGGCAGGTAAACATGAGCCGCAGCGCGACAAAGTACAAGTTCGTCTTGCACGGCGTACACCTTCCAAACCCGGTCAGGAAGAAATAGTCAGATTGGCAGTGGGGCAGGTTGGCGATGAATACATCGGTGTCCCGCTTTCACGCGGCGCAGGAATGATCACTACCCTGACCAAAGCGCAAGGCTTTACCCGTGTTCCTGCGGACAGTGAAGGAGTTGAGCTGAATGAGACCGTGAATGTAGAACTTTTTTCCAGCCGTGCCGAGCTGGACAAGGTGCTCATGCATGTAGGCAGCCATGACAATACCATCGACTTGCTTGCCGACATGCTCATGGGCGGAAACAATCCGCTGCGCCTGGTATCAACTCACGCGGGGTCTATGGGCGGACTTACTGCACTGAAAAATGACATGGCTCTTTTTGCCGGAGCACATTTATTCGACCCCGAAACAAATGATTTCAACTTCCCGTTTATCGAAAGGTACCTGCCCGGAATGGAGGTAACTGTTGTCAACCTCGCTATCCGCCATCAGGGATTCATCGTCCCCAAAGGCAACCCCAAGAACATCAAAGGCATTGAGTCTCTGGACGGTCTTGATATTAATTTCATTAACCGTCAGCGCGGAGCCGGAACCAGAATCCTCTTTGACTACCACATGAAGAAAGCAGGCCTGAAACCGATGAACATTCTCGGTTATGACCGTGAAGAATTCACCCACATGGCCGTTGCCGCCAACGTACTTACCGGAGCCGCAGATTGCGGACTGGGTATTTTTGCGGCAGCCAAGGCACTGGACCTCGACTTCGTGCCGCTGGCCCATGAAAGATACGATCTGATCATTCCGCAAAAACACATGGAAGACCGCCGGATAAAAACACTGCTCGCGTTAATAAAATCTGATAAGGTCAAACAGGCTATCAGCAAACTGGGCGGCTATGAAACCGACCTCACCGGAAAGGAAATGAAGCCGGGAGTCGGTCTGGGATACTAA
- a CDS encoding reverse transcriptase domain-containing protein → MSYTDTLKQFQNLSNLSDLAYFLGFQPKTLSYIIFKLGGGINGQYYNFTIKKRNGKIREISAPLTSLMEVQKRLNKKLTEIYLVKKSAHGFIPKRSIISNATNHSRKKFVFNIDLKNFFPSIHFGRVLGLLQSRPYLIKRDVAVLMTKIVCYNDILPQGSPCSPVISNMICSYMDRQLSDLAKEFGCFYTRYADDITFSTNRRDFPKTIATFGEGAWLPGKRLKDLISKQGFEINSQKTSLRTRSDRQLVTGLVVNDRPNIRRKSLKQVRAMLHDWKTNGLDQAFRNYISREDIKSLRNTPSDPIHFTKVVRGKLEFIRTVRNHRIKLLNHIDKEESIRKREQYNRRNFQSDYHDQYYKYIIRYQHLIFRDCEMATIIGEGETDWMHLRKAYYAIKSNIKDIPELNIYKHKKYINGGWTNLKYFCENADKHYVKFNKPIICVFDRDIGSINNIHKGKEFLFWGNNIFSIVLSKPDHRTTEDYSIEQLYFDKDLLQEDVNHRRLYLSSEFHNNGKLKKNSGITYGKRAKDGKEINGWKKTIEGPEKIIDDGVCAINGPKVINIALSKKDFATYVYKAESPFVKIEFSAFTPTFKIISKICNLTEKEISKLKKQK, encoded by the coding sequence ATGTCATACACAGACACATTAAAACAATTCCAAAATCTATCAAACTTATCCGACTTAGCATATTTCTTAGGATTCCAACCCAAAACGCTAAGCTATATCATTTTTAAACTCGGTGGCGGAATCAATGGGCAATATTATAATTTTACTATAAAAAAAAGAAATGGAAAAATACGTGAAATATCTGCTCCATTAACAAGTTTAATGGAAGTACAAAAACGTCTTAATAAAAAACTTACTGAAATATATTTAGTAAAAAAATCCGCCCATGGCTTTATCCCAAAAAGAAGCATCATTTCAAATGCAACCAACCATTCACGCAAAAAATTTGTTTTCAATATAGATCTTAAAAACTTTTTCCCATCCATCCATTTTGGGAGAGTACTTGGTCTACTTCAATCTCGACCATACTTAATTAAAAGGGATGTTGCCGTTCTTATGACAAAAATAGTTTGTTACAACGACATATTGCCTCAAGGGAGTCCCTGCTCTCCTGTTATTTCAAATATGATCTGTTCATATATGGACCGTCAACTTAGCGACTTAGCAAAAGAATTTGGATGTTTTTATACCCGTTATGCAGATGATATTACCTTCTCAACTAATCGTCGTGATTTCCCCAAAACAATTGCGACTTTTGGTGAAGGGGCTTGGCTTCCCGGCAAAAGACTAAAGGATTTGATTTCAAAACAAGGCTTCGAGATCAATTCCCAAAAAACGTCACTCAGAACACGCTCTGACAGACAACTAGTTACGGGCTTAGTGGTAAATGATAGACCCAACATTAGACGTAAATCATTAAAGCAAGTACGTGCAATGTTGCATGACTGGAAAACAAATGGCCTAGATCAAGCCTTCCGCAACTATATTTCTAGAGAAGACATTAAATCCCTACGTAACACTCCTAGTGACCCTATACATTTTACAAAAGTGGTCAGAGGAAAATTAGAATTTATTCGAACAGTGAGAAACCACAGAATAAAACTCCTCAACCACATAGACAAAGAAGAATCTATTAGAAAAAGAGAGCAATATAATCGAAGAAATTTTCAATCTGATTATCACGACCAATATTACAAATATATAATTAGATACCAGCATTTAATTTTCAGAGACTGCGAAATGGCTACGATAATCGGAGAAGGTGAAACAGATTGGATGCATCTACGAAAAGCATACTATGCAATTAAATCAAACATCAAAGACATTCCTGAATTGAATATATACAAGCACAAAAAATATATAAATGGTGGATGGACAAACCTTAAATATTTCTGCGAAAATGCAGATAAACACTATGTAAAATTCAACAAACCAATTATTTGTGTATTTGATCGTGACATTGGATCAATTAACAATATACATAAAGGCAAAGAGTTTTTATTCTGGGGAAACAATATTTTTTCGATTGTGCTAAGCAAACCAGACCATCGTACAACAGAAGACTATTCTATTGAACAACTTTATTTTGATAAAGATCTTTTACAAGAAGACGTCAATCATAGAAGATTATACCTAAGCAGTGAATTTCATAACAACGGTAAATTAAAGAAAAATTCTGGAATTACATACGGCAAAAGAGCTAAAGATGGGAAAGAGATAAATGGATGGAAAAAAACGATCGAAGGACCTGAAAAAATTATTGATGATGGAGTGTGCGCAATAAATGGCCCCAAAGTAATCAATATAGCTTTAAGCAAAAAAGACTTCGCAACATATGTATATAAAGCAGAGTCACCTTTTGTTAAAATTGAATTTTCCGCTTTCACGCCAACATTCAAAATCATTTCAAAAATATGTAACTTAACGGAAAAAGAAATTTCAAAGTTGAAAAAACAAAAATAA
- a CDS encoding 4-oxalocrotonate tautomerase, which translates to MPVIKVEMFEGRTIEQKRELVEVLSKETARITGCSVESIYVVIDEVKKENWGAGGELCSDKYPDK; encoded by the coding sequence ATGCCCGTAATTAAAGTTGAGATGTTCGAAGGCAGAACCATCGAACAGAAGCGAGAGCTTGTAGAAGTGCTCTCCAAAGAAACCGCCCGCATCACCGGATGCAGCGTGGAATCAATTTATGTTGTCATTGATGAAGTAAAAAAGGAAAACTGGGGAGCAGGAGGAGAGCTTTGCTCTGATAAGTATCCGGACAAATAA
- a CDS encoding cytochrome b/b6 domain-containing protein, which translates to MSVHNMKKIYLYSKFERFWHWTQAILIMLLMLTGLEVHGLFTLFGFQKAVELHNTLGISWLILFVFIIFWLLTTGEWKQYIPTSKKLFDVAMYYASGIFKGEAHPVHKSKDAKHNPLQRLVYLGLSAILLPLQMITGLLYWTYNDWAAYGLDFLSLNVVANVHMACAYALLAFLVVHIYMTTTGHNITAHIAAMFSGWEEVPADYKAEEWEVHEK; encoded by the coding sequence ATGAGCGTACATAACATGAAGAAGATTTACCTCTATTCGAAGTTCGAGCGTTTCTGGCACTGGACCCAAGCCATCCTGATCATGCTGCTCATGCTTACCGGGCTGGAAGTGCATGGATTATTCACCCTTTTCGGCTTTCAAAAGGCTGTGGAACTGCACAATACTCTGGGCATCAGCTGGCTGATCCTGTTCGTATTCATCATCTTCTGGCTTTTGACCACCGGAGAGTGGAAGCAGTATATCCCCACATCCAAGAAGCTCTTTGATGTAGCCATGTATTACGCTTCCGGTATCTTCAAGGGTGAGGCGCATCCTGTACATAAGAGCAAGGATGCCAAGCACAACCCCTTGCAGCGCTTAGTCTATCTAGGCCTCTCGGCGATCCTGCTGCCTTTGCAGATGATCACGGGGTTGCTTTACTGGACTTACAACGACTGGGCTGCTTACGGCTTGGATTTCCTGAGCCTGAATGTGGTAGCCAACGTGCATATGGCCTGCGCCTACGCATTGCTGGCTTTCCTCGTAGTCCATATCTACATGACCACCACCGGACACAACATAACCGCCCATATTGCCGCCATGTTCTCCGGCTGGGAAGAAGTTCCCGCAGATTACAAGGCTGAGGAATGGGAGGTTCATGAGAAGTAG